A genome region from Oncorhynchus gorbuscha isolate QuinsamMale2020 ecotype Even-year linkage group LG26, OgorEven_v1.0, whole genome shotgun sequence includes the following:
- the LOC124016472 gene encoding heparan sulfate glucosamine 3-O-sulfotransferase 2-like, producing the protein MPTQSYEEKKCLHHKNVGSIKLLQKDCTADRRTALDETLNVALTHQGSSNARNQSRNSALPITHKRSVAPSEYNITVAQKYGNKKLPNALIVGVKKGGTRAVLEFIRIHPDVRALGTEPHFFDRNYDRGLDWYRGLMPRTLDSQITLEKTPSYFVTREAPRRIASMSPNTKLIVVVRNPVTRAISDYTQTLSKKPDIPTFEELAFQNRSQGLVDTSWNAIRIGMYILHLENWLQYFRLSQIHFVSGERLITDPAGELGRVQDFLGLKRIITDKHFYFNRTKGFPCLKKPESSSQPRCLGKSKGRTHVQIDREVIEQLRDFYRPFNIKFYEMVGQDFRWD; encoded by the exons ATGCCAACCCAGAGTTATGAGGAGAAAAAGTGCCTCCATCACAAGAACGTAGGAAGCATAAAACTTCTGCAAAAAGATTGCACCGCGGACAGGAGGACTGCTCTGGATGAGACTTTAAACGTGGCACTCACTCACCAAGGATCAAGTAATGCTCGCAACCAAAGTAGAAATTCTGCCTTGCCCATCACTCACAAACGGAGTGTTGCCCCATCCGAATATAATATTACTGTTGCACAGAAATATGGAAACAAAAAGTTACCCAACGCACTAATCGTCGGGGTGAAGAAGGGCGGCACCAGGGCGGTGCTGGAGTTCATTCGAATTCATCCAGATGTGCGCGCGCTTGGAACAGAGCCCCACTTTTTCGATAGAAACTACGACAGAGGATTGGACTGGTACAG AGGACTAATGCCACGGACTCTAGACAGCCAAATCACCTTGGAGAAAACCCCCAGCTACTTTGTGACAAGAGAGGCTCCCAGACGCATCGCCAGCATGTCCCCCAACACCAAGCTGATCGTGGTGGTGCGTAACCCAGTCACCAGGGCCATCTCAGACTACACACAGACTCTGTCCAAGAAGCCGGACATCCCCACCTTCGAGGAGCTGGCCTTCCAGAACCGTAGCCAGGGTCTGGTAGACACCTCATGGAACGCTATCCGCATAGGGATGTACATCCTCCACCTAGAGAACTGGCTGCAGTACTTTCGCCTCTCCCAGATCCACTTTGTGAGCGGCGAGCGGCTGATCACGGACCCGGCAGGGGAGCTGGGCCGCGTCCAGGACTTCTTGGGTCTCAAACGCATCATCACAGACAAGCACTTCTACTTTAACCGAACCAAAGGCTTCCCTTGCCTGAAGAAGCCAGAGAGCAGCAGCCAGCCCCGCTGCCTGGGCAAGTCCAAGGGCAGAACTCACGTGCAGATCGACCGGGAGGTCATTGAGCAGCTCCGGGACTTTTATAGGCCTTTCAATATCAAATTCTATGAGATGGTGGGGCAAGACTTTAGGTGGGATTGA